From a single Streptomyces rubradiris genomic region:
- a CDS encoding tryptophan halogenase family protein has protein sequence MIKDIVIVGGGTAGWMTATYLKASFGDRLAVTLVESKAVSTIGVGEATFSTVRNFFRHLGLSEPEWMPRCHASYKLAIRFENWREKGHHFYHPFERPRVVDGFSLADWWLHEEPSDRFDQDCSVLAALCEAKRSPRRLGGALFEEVFEAGEAQDMARAVPKGLGTQFPYAYHFDATLLAQFLSEYGVERGVRHIQDDVLDVRLDQDGFVSEVLTKDHGPLAGDLFVDCTGFRGLLLNKALGVPFVSYQESLPNDSAVALRVPVDVESRGMRPCTTATAQDAGWIWTIPLLDRIGTGYVYSSAYTTPEEAERTLRAFVGPEAADLPANHIKMRIGRSAESWVKNCVAIGLSSGFVEPLESTGIFFIQNAVEQLVKRFPSTRDDESLRRSYNRQVGDVMDGVREFLFLHYYAAARSDNAYWRDAKTRAMPDGLAERLEQWRCALPDENSVFPRFHGFEPYSYTAMILGLGGLDVRPLPVLGRLDATAARREFQRVRDQASALIDRLPSQHEYLIHQAAGFDDTMTGRLVPSA, from the coding sequence ATGATCAAGGACATAGTGATCGTCGGCGGTGGGACCGCCGGCTGGATGACAGCCACGTACCTCAAGGCGAGCTTCGGTGACCGACTGGCTGTCACGCTCGTCGAGTCGAAAGCGGTCTCGACGATCGGCGTCGGCGAGGCCACCTTCAGCACGGTACGGAACTTCTTCCGGCACCTCGGGCTGAGCGAGCCGGAGTGGATGCCCCGCTGTCACGCCTCGTACAAGCTGGCCATCCGGTTCGAGAACTGGCGGGAGAAGGGCCATCACTTCTACCACCCCTTCGAGCGTCCCCGAGTGGTCGACGGGTTCTCCCTCGCCGACTGGTGGCTGCACGAGGAACCGAGCGACCGCTTCGACCAGGACTGCTCGGTGCTGGCCGCGCTGTGCGAAGCCAAGCGCTCGCCCCGCCGGCTCGGCGGAGCTCTGTTCGAGGAGGTCTTCGAGGCCGGAGAGGCCCAGGACATGGCCCGGGCAGTCCCGAAGGGCCTGGGGACGCAGTTCCCCTACGCCTACCACTTCGACGCCACCCTGCTCGCCCAGTTCCTCAGCGAGTACGGTGTGGAACGCGGCGTGCGGCACATCCAGGACGACGTCCTCGATGTGCGCCTCGACCAGGACGGCTTCGTCTCCGAGGTGTTGACCAAGGACCACGGGCCCCTCGCCGGTGACCTGTTCGTCGACTGCACCGGCTTCCGCGGACTGCTGCTGAACAAGGCTCTGGGCGTGCCGTTCGTCTCCTACCAGGAGTCCCTGCCCAACGACAGCGCGGTGGCACTGCGCGTCCCCGTGGACGTCGAGAGCCGCGGCATGCGGCCGTGCACGACCGCCACAGCCCAGGACGCCGGCTGGATCTGGACGATCCCCCTGCTGGACCGGATCGGCACCGGCTACGTCTACTCCAGCGCCTACACCACGCCCGAAGAGGCGGAACGGACGCTGCGGGCGTTCGTCGGGCCCGAGGCTGCCGACCTGCCCGCCAACCACATCAAGATGCGGATCGGCCGCAGCGCCGAGTCCTGGGTGAAGAACTGCGTGGCGATCGGGCTCTCCAGTGGCTTCGTCGAGCCGCTGGAGTCGACCGGAATCTTCTTCATCCAGAACGCCGTCGAGCAGTTGGTCAAACGTTTCCCCTCCACCCGTGACGACGAGTCGCTACGGCGCTCCTACAACCGTCAGGTCGGCGACGTCATGGACGGCGTCCGGGAGTTCCTCTTCCTCCACTACTACGCTGCCGCCCGCTCGGACAACGCGTACTGGCGGGACGCGAAGACCCGCGCCATGCCCGACGGCCTGGCCGAACGCCTCGAACAGTGGCGCTGCGCGCTGCCCGACGAGAACTCCGTCTTCCCGCGCTTCCACGGCTTCGAGCCGTACTCGTACACAGCCATGATCCTCGGCCTCGGCGGACTCGATGTCCGGCCGCTCCCCGTGCTCGGCCGGCTGGACGCGACTGCGGCGCGCCGCGAGTTCCAACGGGTCCGCGACCAGGCATCCGCACTGATCGACCGGCTGCCCAGTCAGCACGAGTACCTCATCCACCAGGCCGCCGGATTCGACGACACCATGACCGGACGCCTGGTACCCAGTGCCTGA
- a CDS encoding sigma-70 family RNA polymerase sigma factor, protein MDARQSLADCFEENRRALLALSYRMLGSHEEAEDAVQETWLRLDRADTTAVRNLPGWLRTVTSRVCLDMLRSRQGRRQDHGEDDLGPANVATGEGDPEHEVLEAESVGLALLVVLNTLSPAERVAFVLHDMFGVPFDEIGGILDRSQTTAKKLASRARHKVRAPRERHLVEVDQHREVVAAFQIAACTGDTSIIASRLAPDVVRRADTAALSSGRPARLHGAGSVAHEISRFGGAARHSDLALIDGRVGLLVAPGGRLRLAVCFRIEGGLVKEYELVADPARLKCLCIRLLPAS, encoded by the coding sequence ATGGACGCGCGTCAATCCTTGGCGGATTGCTTCGAGGAGAACCGCAGGGCCCTGCTCGCACTCTCGTACCGAATGCTCGGCTCCCATGAGGAGGCGGAAGACGCGGTGCAGGAGACCTGGCTGCGCCTGGACCGTGCCGACACGACAGCGGTACGCAACCTGCCGGGTTGGCTGCGCACTGTCACATCCCGTGTCTGCCTCGACATGCTGCGCAGCCGCCAAGGGAGGCGCCAGGACCATGGGGAGGACGACCTCGGACCGGCCAACGTGGCCACGGGCGAGGGCGACCCCGAGCACGAGGTGCTCGAAGCCGAATCCGTCGGCCTCGCCCTGCTCGTCGTGCTCAACACGCTGAGCCCCGCCGAGCGCGTGGCGTTCGTGCTGCACGACATGTTCGGCGTGCCGTTCGACGAGATCGGCGGAATCCTGGACCGCAGCCAGACGACCGCCAAGAAGCTCGCCAGCCGCGCCCGGCACAAGGTGCGCGCCCCGCGTGAGCGGCATCTGGTGGAGGTGGACCAGCACCGCGAGGTCGTGGCCGCCTTCCAGATCGCGGCCTGCACGGGGGACACCTCGATCATTGCCTCCCGTCTCGCCCCGGACGTGGTGCGGCGCGCCGACACGGCAGCCCTGTCTTCGGGCCGCCCGGCCAGGCTGCACGGCGCCGGCTCGGTCGCTCATGAGATCAGCCGGTTCGGGGGCGCCGCACGTCACTCGGATCTCGCCCTGATAGACGGCAGGGTCGGTCTGCTCGTGGCACCCGGGGGCCGGCTCCGTCTAGCCGTGTGCTTCCGCATCGAGGGTGGCCTCGTGAAGGAGTATGAGCTGGTGGCAGACCCCGCCCGGCTCAAGTGTCTGTGCATCAGGCTGCTTCCCGCATCGTGA
- a CDS encoding YceI family protein: MSETISETIPGYTPGTWTIDTSDSEVRFTVRHLGVTRVHGRFNAFGGTIITGESVDQCSVTARIEADSIDTGYAARDGYIRGADVLAADQHKELLFRSTRVRRHEDRFLVDGELSMRGVARAVTLVAEPGGFGTDPVRKVPVLGVSASVTVDRTDFGLAPHLPAAVVGETVRISLDVQASLVAS; this comes from the coding sequence ATGTCCGAAACCATTTCGGAAACCATTCCTGGCTACACCCCGGGGACCTGGACCATCGACACATCCGACTCCGAGGTCCGCTTCACCGTCCGTCATCTGGGGGTGACGCGGGTACATGGTCGTTTCAACGCCTTCGGCGGCACCATCATCACGGGTGAGAGCGTCGACCAGTGCTCGGTGACCGCCCGCATCGAGGCGGACAGTATCGACACCGGGTACGCGGCCCGCGACGGCTACATCCGCGGCGCGGACGTCCTGGCGGCCGACCAGCACAAGGAACTGCTGTTCCGGTCCACGCGGGTGCGTCGGCATGAGGACCGGTTCCTGGTCGACGGCGAGTTGAGCATGCGGGGAGTGGCCAGGGCCGTCACCTTGGTCGCCGAACCGGGCGGGTTCGGTACCGACCCGGTGCGCAAGGTACCGGTACTCGGGGTCAGCGCCTCGGTGACGGTCGACCGGACGGACTTCGGTCTCGCCCCGCACCTTCCCGCCGCCGTGGTGGGTGAGACGGTGCGGATCTCCCTGGACGTCCAGGCCTCGCTCGTGGCCTCCTGA
- a CDS encoding winged helix-turn-helix domain-containing protein, whose protein sequence is MEAGNDAPVCVDPTEDWIRAPAPRGDVEARIQALAQRAYGRQTPTLDATGILYFGTDSVAISDTQMGIMEHFVAHYGEVVYRSELEQQVSKATGKITRNALDLQIMRLRRRIASVGLSICTVWGRGYILEAATT, encoded by the coding sequence GTGGAGGCCGGCAACGACGCTCCGGTCTGTGTCGACCCCACGGAGGACTGGATACGAGCACCGGCACCCCGAGGCGATGTCGAGGCGCGGATCCAGGCACTGGCACAGCGTGCCTACGGGCGGCAGACACCCACCCTCGACGCCACCGGCATCCTTTACTTCGGCACGGATTCCGTGGCCATCTCCGATACCCAGATGGGAATCATGGAGCATTTTGTCGCCCACTACGGCGAGGTGGTCTACCGGTCGGAGCTCGAACAACAGGTGTCCAAGGCCACTGGAAAGATCACCAGGAACGCCCTTGATCTGCAGATCATGCGGCTGCGCCGCCGCATCGCCTCGGTCGGCCTCAGCATCTGCACCGTCTGGGGCCGGGGCTACATCCTTGAGGCTGCCACCACCTGA
- a CDS encoding MFS transporter — MRPEALEPIRQLIVVVHGHTPRSSRVINSERSTDALRVDPTWSTNDHFFIAYHKDFAGVVDMSLSLTEPRRRRLTLFAMCMATFMTSLDLTIVNVALPSMQSELRMSAAELEWVISAYSLSLAAIIPASGALGDRYGRKRVFLTGMVVFLVGVIACAVAWNAASLIVFRAVQGAGGAAMLALGLSIITETYPKEQRAGAIGAWAAIGGTGFGAGPVGGGILLTYFTWPSVFWINLPFAALGIVCTAVAVRESRNPQARGLDLPGMSLSSLGLVCLTLGFVESSDQPWSAPLVAGPLAGGAGLLIAFFWWERRAPHAMLPPSLLRARSFVSASGIYMLTYGGMSGALFWVTLYFQNVAGWSVMRTGLSWLFMNIPFLTMAQFGGRLDSRFRSSVVATWGTLVAAVGVFLLSRAGTTPFAVSALGYVLYGGGFGTFVPAVTHVAMRDVPSGVSGAASGVLNASRQIGSSVCLAVLGTVGVNAATSAWQGRVSGLDGADKSAALGQGHNVGGGRVHTVVDTLGSSFRQATVDSFLHGYQLAVGIAAACTAVAAGLAWTGFRHRAVQPADGATHPEAVREEDEATVTGNEPHRASQ, encoded by the coding sequence GTGCGGCCGGAAGCTCTCGAACCGATCCGCCAGCTGATCGTCGTCGTGCACGGTCACACTCCTCGGTCGTCACGGGTCATCAATAGTGAGCGGTCAACCGACGCGCTGCGTGTGGACCCGACTTGGAGCACGAATGATCACTTCTTCATTGCATATCACAAGGACTTCGCCGGGGTGGTTGACATGAGTCTTTCCCTGACCGAACCGCGGCGGCGCAGGCTGACCCTGTTCGCGATGTGCATGGCCACGTTCATGACCTCACTGGACCTGACCATTGTCAACGTGGCCCTGCCGTCGATGCAGAGTGAACTGCGCATGAGTGCCGCGGAGCTGGAGTGGGTGATCAGTGCGTACTCACTGAGCCTGGCCGCGATCATCCCGGCAAGTGGGGCGCTCGGCGACCGATACGGCCGAAAGCGGGTCTTCCTGACCGGCATGGTCGTCTTTCTGGTCGGCGTGATCGCCTGTGCCGTGGCCTGGAACGCCGCCTCCCTCATTGTCTTCCGCGCCGTGCAGGGCGCAGGCGGCGCCGCGATGCTCGCTCTGGGACTCTCGATCATCACGGAGACCTACCCGAAGGAGCAGCGGGCCGGCGCCATCGGGGCCTGGGCGGCGATCGGAGGCACCGGGTTCGGTGCCGGCCCGGTCGGCGGCGGGATTCTGCTCACCTACTTCACGTGGCCGTCGGTGTTCTGGATCAACCTGCCCTTCGCGGCCCTGGGCATCGTCTGCACGGCTGTCGCGGTGCGCGAGTCGCGCAATCCCCAGGCCCGCGGGCTGGACCTGCCGGGGATGTCACTGAGCTCGCTGGGACTGGTCTGCCTGACGCTGGGCTTCGTCGAATCATCCGACCAGCCGTGGAGCGCCCCCCTGGTGGCGGGGCCCCTGGCCGGCGGGGCGGGCCTGCTGATCGCCTTCTTCTGGTGGGAGCGCCGTGCCCCGCATGCCATGCTGCCGCCGTCCCTGCTGCGGGCACGGAGCTTCGTGAGCGCCTCGGGCATCTACATGCTGACCTACGGCGGGATGAGCGGCGCGCTCTTCTGGGTGACGCTGTACTTCCAGAACGTCGCGGGCTGGTCGGTGATGCGCACCGGACTGTCCTGGCTGTTCATGAACATTCCCTTCCTGACCATGGCGCAGTTCGGCGGACGGCTGGACTCTCGCTTCCGGTCGTCAGTGGTGGCGACCTGGGGAACGCTGGTGGCCGCGGTCGGCGTGTTCCTGCTCAGCCGCGCGGGGACCACTCCGTTCGCCGTCAGCGCCCTCGGCTACGTGCTGTACGGAGGGGGCTTCGGTACCTTCGTGCCGGCCGTGACCCATGTGGCGATGCGCGACGTGCCTTCCGGTGTCTCCGGCGCCGCCTCCGGAGTGCTGAACGCGTCGCGGCAGATCGGCTCCTCGGTGTGTCTCGCAGTGCTCGGCACCGTGGGTGTGAACGCGGCCACCTCCGCCTGGCAGGGCAGGGTGTCCGGGCTGGACGGGGCGGACAAGAGCGCGGCACTGGGGCAGGGCCACAACGTGGGCGGCGGCCGGGTGCACACGGTGGTGGACACGCTCGGCAGCTCTTTCCGGCAGGCCACCGTCGACTCCTTCCTGCACGGCTACCAGCTGGCCGTGGGGATCGCGGCAGCCTGCACCGCCGTGGCCGCGGGTCTCGCCTGGACGGGATTCCGGCACCGAGCCGTGCAGCCGGCGGACGGCGCCACGCACCCGGAGGCGGTGAGGGAAGAGGACGAGGCCACCGTGACCGGAAATGAACCCCATCGGGCCAGCCAGTGA
- the sigJ gene encoding RNA polymerase sigma factor SigJ — MHDDDQLADRFESFRPHLRNVAYRMLGSHAESEDAVQETWIRLSRSDADEVDNLPAWLTTVISRICLNVLRSRAARPEDPVGVHLPDPVVGQEPSHGPEDEALLTDSVSLALLIVLDTLAPAERVAFVLHDMFHLTFEEIATAIGRTTVATRQLASRARRRVKHAREADSCADFATRRTLVDAFFAAARNGDLDGLVSVLDPDVELRADGGLALASATAAIRGARLVAERAALFRQPGVTVTAVLVNGSPGVLVDRDGVPVSVMGFAVREDRISQVQILLDPERLAAIDFAAFTA, encoded by the coding sequence GTGCACGACGACGATCAGCTGGCGGATCGGTTCGAGAGCTTCCGGCCGCACCTGAGGAATGTCGCGTACCGAATGCTGGGTTCGCATGCCGAATCCGAGGACGCCGTGCAGGAGACGTGGATCAGACTCAGCCGCAGCGACGCTGACGAGGTGGACAACCTCCCCGCCTGGCTGACCACTGTGATCAGCAGAATCTGTCTGAATGTCCTGAGGTCACGCGCCGCGCGCCCGGAGGATCCGGTCGGCGTGCATCTGCCGGACCCCGTCGTCGGGCAAGAGCCGTCCCACGGCCCCGAGGACGAGGCGCTGCTGACCGACTCGGTCAGCCTCGCTCTGCTGATCGTGCTGGACACGCTCGCCCCGGCAGAACGGGTCGCCTTCGTGCTGCACGACATGTTCCATTTGACCTTCGAGGAGATCGCGACCGCCATCGGGCGTACGACGGTGGCGACCCGGCAGCTCGCCAGCCGGGCGCGGCGGCGGGTCAAACACGCCCGCGAGGCGGATTCGTGCGCCGACTTCGCCACTCGCCGCACGCTGGTGGACGCGTTCTTCGCCGCGGCGCGAAACGGCGACCTCGATGGGCTGGTGTCCGTACTGGACCCGGATGTCGAGCTTCGCGCGGACGGCGGCCTGGCGCTCGCCTCCGCCACGGCTGCGATCCGTGGCGCCCGGCTCGTGGCGGAGCGGGCCGCGCTGTTCCGTCAGCCCGGCGTGACGGTGACCGCCGTCCTCGTCAACGGATCTCCCGGCGTCCTGGTCGACCGGGACGGCGTACCGGTGTCGGTGATGGGCTTCGCCGTGCGCGAGGACCGGATCTCGCAGGTTCAGATCCTGCTCGACCCGGAACGCCTAGCCGCGATCGACTTCGCCGCCTTCACCGCGTAG
- a CDS encoding ferredoxin: MRVTVDQERCIGSGMCVLAVGEVFDQREEDGVVRLLREDVPDELRDRVRRAAAVCPSRAITVRRDAEAQAG; the protein is encoded by the coding sequence ATGCGTGTGACGGTCGACCAGGAGCGCTGCATCGGCTCGGGAATGTGTGTCCTCGCCGTGGGTGAGGTGTTCGACCAGCGGGAGGAGGACGGTGTTGTCCGCCTGCTGCGGGAGGATGTGCCGGACGAACTCCGGGACCGGGTGCGCCGTGCCGCCGCGGTCTGTCCCTCACGGGCGATCACGGTACGGCGGGACGCGGAGGCGCAGGCGGGGTGA
- a CDS encoding cytochrome P450: MSRTVVASLDLTDARTFMEHDPLEFFAEVRASEPVYWHASSDGRPGFWVVTGYTDVVSCYGASDALASGRGTVLDVLLRGDDSAGGRMLAVTDRPRHRELRALMWRALSPKVLGTVALKIEERTAALVEAALGPEPFDFATRVAEHVPMNTICDLLSIPDADRPDLLRWSKGALTGADELDSLESRNELLLYFMDLAQRRRADPGDDVISTIATGLIQGEPLSLEEVALNCYSLIIGGDESSRVSAVSTVKALAEHPGQWRALRAGDVDPDTAVEEALRWATPSFHFARTATRDHVIGGRRIRAGDIVTLWNISANNDERAFAEPRTLDLSRSPNKHVALGHGPHYCLGAFLGRAELRALLSVLARTVRHVEITGPATRIESNFLNGYRSLPVRFLPG; this comes from the coding sequence ATGAGCCGAACAGTGGTCGCTTCGCTCGACCTGACCGACGCGCGTACCTTCATGGAGCACGATCCACTCGAATTCTTCGCCGAGGTGAGGGCGAGCGAGCCCGTGTACTGGCACGCGTCCTCGGACGGTCGCCCCGGTTTCTGGGTAGTGACCGGATACACCGACGTCGTCTCCTGTTACGGCGCCTCCGACGCCCTCGCTTCGGGCCGGGGCACGGTACTCGACGTGCTGCTGCGCGGTGACGACTCCGCCGGTGGCAGGATGCTGGCCGTCACCGACCGGCCGCGCCACCGGGAGCTGCGGGCCCTGATGTGGCGCGCCCTGTCGCCGAAGGTGCTCGGCACAGTCGCGCTGAAGATCGAGGAGCGCACAGCCGCGCTCGTCGAAGCCGCCCTCGGCCCGGAGCCCTTCGACTTCGCCACCCGGGTCGCGGAACACGTGCCCATGAACACGATCTGCGACCTGCTGTCGATCCCCGACGCGGACCGGCCCGATCTGCTCCGATGGAGCAAGGGGGCGCTGACCGGCGCCGATGAACTCGACTCACTGGAATCGCGCAACGAACTCCTCCTGTACTTCATGGACCTGGCCCAGCGGCGGCGCGCCGACCCCGGTGACGATGTGATCAGCACGATCGCCACGGGGCTGATCCAGGGGGAGCCGCTGAGTCTCGAAGAGGTCGCGCTCAACTGCTACAGCCTGATCATCGGGGGCGACGAGTCTTCGCGGGTCTCCGCTGTCAGTACGGTCAAGGCCCTCGCCGAGCACCCTGGGCAGTGGCGGGCCCTGCGGGCCGGCGACGTCGATCCGGACACGGCCGTGGAGGAGGCCTTGCGCTGGGCGACGCCCTCGTTCCACTTCGCTCGTACCGCCACCCGCGACCACGTCATCGGAGGCCGGCGGATCCGGGCGGGGGACATCGTGACGCTGTGGAACATCTCGGCCAACAACGACGAGCGGGCGTTCGCCGAGCCGCGCACCCTCGACCTGTCCCGCTCCCCGAACAAGCACGTAGCCCTGGGCCACGGACCCCACTACTGCCTGGGCGCCTTTCTGGGCCGGGCCGAACTACGCGCCCTGCTCAGCGTCCTCGCCAGGACGGTCCGGCACGTGGAGATCACCGGGCCGGCCACCCGGATCGAGTCCAACTTCCTCAACGGCTACCGCTCGCTGCCGGTGCGCTTCCTCCCGGGGTGA
- a CDS encoding thioesterase II family protein codes for MLPARRDHCLRTLVQASAPTARIVCLPHSGGTAAGYGAWAAGVPAGVELLAAQYPGHGDRFGEPLSTDVRTLGAELASALLRLPPLPTVLFGHSLGALVAYETALTLGTLGRAPSGLLVSSCPAPGTRGRIRARGVSDGELWSLIRSLGGIDPAVADEPELVEVLLPVLRADITAHEEYRPEPATTPLSCPLRCYHGIRDPLVDTTLLSGWASVTTGPFSLREREGHHFHPFQDAEHLLADITAFLDTALHPDSLTRS; via the coding sequence ATGCTTCCTGCACGCCGGGATCACTGCCTGCGGACGTTGGTCCAAGCGTCCGCCCCCACCGCAAGGATCGTCTGCCTTCCGCACTCCGGCGGTACCGCAGCCGGATATGGAGCATGGGCCGCCGGGGTCCCGGCGGGCGTAGAGCTGCTCGCGGCGCAGTACCCGGGACACGGCGACCGCTTCGGCGAGCCACTGTCGACCGATGTGCGCACGTTGGGTGCGGAACTCGCCTCCGCACTGCTGCGCCTGCCGCCGTTGCCCACTGTGCTGTTCGGGCACAGCCTCGGTGCCCTTGTCGCCTACGAGACCGCCCTGACCCTCGGCACCCTGGGCCGGGCCCCGAGCGGTCTGTTGGTGTCGAGCTGCCCGGCTCCCGGCACGCGGGGCCGGATCAGGGCCAGGGGCGTGTCCGACGGCGAACTATGGTCCCTCATCCGCTCCCTGGGCGGGATCGACCCCGCAGTCGCCGACGAACCGGAACTGGTGGAAGTGCTGCTGCCGGTACTGCGTGCGGACATCACAGCGCACGAGGAGTACCGCCCGGAGCCTGCGACCACACCCTTGTCCTGCCCGCTCCGCTGCTACCACGGCATCCGCGATCCGCTCGTGGACACCACCCTGCTGTCCGGCTGGGCCTCGGTAACCACCGGACCGTTCAGCCTGCGGGAACGGGAAGGGCACCACTTCCATCCGTTCCAGGACGCCGAACACCTTCTCGCCGACATCACCGCCTTCCTCGACACCGCACTCCACCCGGACTCACTGACGCGGAGCTGA
- a CDS encoding tryptophan 2,3-dioxygenase family protein gives MAELNYSSYLQTDVLLSLQRTRIPATADRTVVLAEHFFIVAHQSCELWLKQVVADLSLARDLLSSTGRPADTVDTSVELLQRSAELLRVLHEQVLALERLPLRHFVRFRPYLGTASGAQSQQFMTVGELLGDSGEEGELYRAFEDCADHHGCTVAEVCRLGITGGGLHRVAEALLDVGNGYWRWKVAHLGLMSKMVGGQRGTGGTTGEEYLMRRITLPFPELRRLRGALHAEELAASPA, from the coding sequence ATGGCCGAGTTGAACTACTCCTCCTACCTCCAGACGGACGTGCTGCTGTCGCTCCAGAGGACACGGATACCCGCGACAGCCGACCGGACCGTGGTCCTGGCCGAGCACTTCTTTATCGTCGCCCACCAGTCCTGCGAGCTGTGGCTCAAGCAGGTCGTGGCGGACCTGAGCCTGGCCAGGGACCTGCTGTCCTCCACAGGCCGGCCTGCCGACACGGTGGACACCAGCGTGGAACTCCTACAGCGGTCCGCAGAACTCCTCCGCGTCCTGCACGAACAGGTACTCGCCCTGGAACGCCTCCCACTGCGCCACTTTGTCCGGTTCCGGCCCTATCTCGGCACGGCCAGCGGGGCGCAGTCACAGCAGTTCATGACGGTCGGCGAGTTGCTCGGGGACAGCGGTGAGGAGGGCGAACTGTACCGGGCGTTCGAGGACTGCGCCGACCACCACGGATGCACCGTGGCCGAAGTCTGCCGGCTCGGGATCACCGGTGGCGGCTTGCACCGGGTGGCCGAGGCCCTACTCGACGTCGGCAACGGCTACTGGCGCTGGAAGGTGGCCCACCTCGGCCTGATGTCGAAGATGGTCGGAGGCCAGCGGGGCACCGGTGGAACGACCGGTGAGGAGTACCTCATGCGCAGGATCACTCTGCCCTTCCCCGAGCTGCGGCGGCTGCGCGGCGCCCTGCACGCTGAGGAACTCGCCGCCAGCCCGGCGTGA
- a CDS encoding MbtH family protein: MTADETPGLHHVVVNDEQQYSVWPADQAVPAGWSPVGITSTLDACLSRIDREWTDLRPHSLRAAGPVRPPVGENS; encoded by the coding sequence ATGACAGCGGACGAGACCCCCGGCCTCCATCACGTCGTCGTCAACGACGAGCAGCAGTACTCGGTCTGGCCGGCAGACCAGGCCGTCCCGGCAGGCTGGTCGCCCGTAGGAATCACCAGCACGCTGGACGCGTGTCTCTCCCGTATAGACCGTGAGTGGACGGACCTGCGGCCGCACAGCCTTCGGGCTGCCGGCCCGGTACGGCCCCCCGTCGGCGAGAACAGCTGA
- a CDS encoding flavin reductase family protein, producing MMDIDVADMTVRQRERLLLWSVVPRPVAMVSTVSSHGAINLAPFSYYTAVGYSPMALLFCVGRRADGSEKDSCRNARVPAEGGTGEFTINVLIEKHAEAATASARPLPYGQSEYESAGLRPLPGRRVRCPRIEGSPIAFECRTSAVVPVGDHFVVIGEVVHVTAEEGLIDEVDFHVDLDRLGSVGRMGAADYVRTSDRYVVGG from the coding sequence ATGATGGACATCGACGTAGCGGACATGACGGTGCGGCAGCGCGAGCGGTTGCTGCTGTGGAGCGTGGTCCCCCGGCCGGTGGCCATGGTGAGTACGGTCTCCTCGCACGGGGCGATCAACCTGGCCCCCTTCTCGTACTACACGGCTGTGGGGTACTCCCCCATGGCCCTGCTCTTCTGTGTCGGCCGTCGGGCCGACGGCAGCGAGAAGGACTCGTGCCGCAATGCCCGGGTGCCGGCCGAAGGGGGCACCGGAGAGTTCACCATCAATGTGCTGATCGAAAAGCATGCCGAGGCCGCCACCGCCTCCGCGAGACCGCTGCCGTACGGACAATCGGAGTACGAATCAGCTGGGCTGCGGCCGTTGCCCGGCCGGAGAGTCCGCTGCCCCCGTATCGAAGGGTCCCCCATCGCCTTCGAATGCCGGACGTCCGCGGTGGTCCCGGTCGGGGACCACTTCGTCGTCATCGGAGAGGTGGTCCACGTCACTGCGGAGGAGGGGTTGATCGACGAAGTCGACTTCCACGTCGACCTGGACCGACTGGGATCCGTCGGCCGCATGGGTGCCGCGGACTACGTCCGCACGTCGGACCGCTACGTCGTGGGCGGATGA
- a CDS encoding nitroreductase — MDVYDAVATRRAVRKFTSEHVPKEVLTRVLSAASRAPSGANLQPWHTYVLTGKRLEKLKEQAVARAAAGDPGDEPQYEMYPRDLKSPYRERRWAAAEKRYGALGISRDDRAARREAVIANWHCFGAPAALFSYIDQDMGPSQWADVGMYLQTVMLLLRAEGLHSCPQMAWSVYHRTVADIVSPAEPLVLFCGVSVGHADPTGPCVRVDRAPLDETVTFLD, encoded by the coding sequence TTGGATGTCTACGATGCGGTGGCCACGCGTCGGGCTGTGCGGAAATTCACCTCTGAGCACGTCCCCAAGGAAGTGCTCACGAGAGTGCTCTCGGCCGCATCCAGGGCGCCGTCCGGAGCGAATCTACAACCGTGGCACACCTATGTCCTGACCGGTAAGCGACTGGAGAAGCTCAAGGAACAGGCCGTCGCGCGAGCTGCAGCGGGGGATCCAGGAGACGAACCGCAGTACGAGATGTACCCACGTGATCTCAAATCTCCCTATCGAGAGCGCCGCTGGGCCGCCGCCGAGAAGCGGTACGGCGCTCTCGGCATCTCCCGCGACGACCGAGCCGCCCGCCGCGAGGCGGTCATCGCGAACTGGCACTGCTTCGGCGCGCCCGCCGCTCTTTTCTCCTACATCGACCAGGACATGGGACCGTCCCAGTGGGCCGATGTCGGCATGTACCTTCAGACCGTCATGCTGTTGCTGCGGGCTGAGGGACTACACAGCTGCCCGCAGATGGCATGGTCGGTGTATCACCGCACGGTTGCCGACATCGTCTCTCCCGCCGAGCCACTCGTCCTCTTCTGCGGCGTATCGGTGGGTCATGCGGATCCGACCGGACCGTGCGTCCGCGTGGACCGTGCCCCGCTCGACGAGACGGTGACTTTCCTCGACTGA